The Streptomyces sp. Mut1 genome window below encodes:
- a CDS encoding AAA family ATPase: MHLKALTLRGFKSFASATTLRFEPGITCVVGPNGSGKSNVVDALSWVMGEQGAKSLRGGKMEDVIFAGTTGRPPLGRAEVSLTIDNSDGALPIEYAEVTITRIMFRNGGSEYQINGDTCRLLDIQELLSDSGIGREMHVIVGQGQLDSVLHADPMGRRAFIEEAAGVLKHRKRKEKALRKLDAMGANLARVQDLTDELRRQLKPLGRQAAVARRAAVIQADLRDARLRLLADDLVTLRTALRGEIADEAALKRRREAAEAELKAALGREAGLEDEVRRLTPRLQRAQQTWYELSQLAERVRGTISLADARVKSATAPPEEERRGRDPEDMEREAARVREQEAELTAALEAAEHALEDTASHRAELERELAAEERRLKDAARALADRREGLARLHGQVNAARGRAGSAQAEIDRLAASRDEARERAVVAQEEYEQLKAEVDGLDAGDTELGERHEAARRELKEAEAALSGAREEATAAERRRAALAARHDALALGLRRKDGTGVLLGARDRLAGLLGPAAELLTVAPGYEMAVAAALGAAADAVAVTDPATAAEAIRLLRKQDAGRAALLLGGVPPGSDAVGHVPGQGAQAHPPQVVLPGQSAQAVDAPEAAAGLGRPADAPEPADAPEPGDAPERGGAAADRLPVPVVVAGPGAPAVADLVGGPAGLVAAVRRLVRDMVVVSTLEDAEDLVAARPELTAVTGEGDLFSAHFAHGGSAGAPSLLEVRASVDEAAAELAELAVRCTELAEAQRLAAERRTASAALVEELGEQRRAVERERSGVAQQLGRLAGQARGAAGEAERMDASAARAQEALERATEEAEELAERLLVAEEAAGDGADDEPDTGVRDRLAADGANARQTEMEARLQVRTHEERVKALAGRADSLDRAARAEREARARAERRRARLRHEAEVASAVASGARQLLAHVEVSVVRAERERAAAESSKGERERELAAERLRGRDLKAELDKLTDSVHRGEVLGAEKRLRVEQLETKALEELGVEPAGLVADYGPDQPVPPSPAAEGEELPEDPEHPRNLPRPFVRAEQEKRLRAAERAYQQLGKVNPLALEEFSALEERHKFLSEQLEDLKKTRADLMQVVKEVDERVEQVFTEAYRDTAREFEGVFSRLFPGGEGRLILTDPDNMLATGVDVEARPPGKKVKRLSLLSGGERSLTAVALLVSIFKARPSPFYVMDEVEAALDDTNLQRLIRIMEELQESSQLIVITHQKRTMEVADALYGVSMQGDGVSKVISQRLR, translated from the coding sequence GTGCACCTCAAGGCCCTGACCCTGCGCGGTTTCAAATCGTTCGCCTCCGCCACGACCCTTCGCTTCGAACCGGGGATCACCTGCGTGGTCGGCCCCAATGGCTCGGGCAAGTCCAATGTGGTGGACGCGCTCTCCTGGGTCATGGGGGAACAGGGGGCCAAATCCCTGCGCGGCGGCAAGATGGAGGACGTGATCTTCGCCGGGACCACCGGCCGGCCGCCGCTGGGCCGGGCGGAGGTGTCGCTGACCATCGACAATTCCGACGGTGCCCTGCCGATCGAGTACGCCGAAGTGACGATCACGCGGATCATGTTCCGCAACGGCGGCAGCGAATACCAGATCAACGGCGACACCTGCCGGCTGCTCGACATCCAGGAACTGCTTTCCGACTCCGGCATCGGCCGCGAGATGCACGTCATCGTCGGCCAGGGCCAGCTGGACTCCGTCCTGCACGCCGACCCGATGGGCCGCCGCGCCTTCATCGAGGAGGCCGCCGGCGTCCTCAAGCACCGCAAGCGCAAGGAGAAGGCGCTGCGGAAACTGGACGCGATGGGGGCGAACCTGGCCAGGGTGCAGGACCTCACCGACGAGCTGCGGCGGCAGCTGAAGCCGCTCGGCCGGCAGGCGGCGGTGGCCCGCAGGGCCGCGGTCATCCAGGCCGATCTGCGTGACGCCCGGCTCCGCCTCCTCGCCGACGACCTCGTGACGCTGCGCACCGCCCTGCGCGGCGAGATCGCCGACGAGGCCGCGCTCAAGCGGCGCAGGGAGGCCGCCGAGGCGGAACTCAAGGCCGCACTCGGACGCGAGGCCGGGCTGGAGGACGAGGTGCGGCGGCTGACGCCCCGGCTCCAGCGCGCCCAGCAGACCTGGTACGAGCTGTCCCAGCTGGCCGAACGGGTGCGCGGCACGATCTCACTGGCCGACGCCCGGGTGAAGAGCGCCACCGCCCCGCCCGAGGAGGAGCGGCGCGGCCGCGATCCCGAGGACATGGAGCGCGAGGCGGCCCGCGTCCGCGAGCAGGAGGCGGAGCTGACCGCGGCCCTGGAGGCGGCGGAACACGCGCTGGAGGACACCGCCTCCCACCGCGCGGAGCTGGAACGCGAGTTGGCGGCCGAGGAACGCAGGCTCAAGGACGCCGCCCGCGCCCTGGCCGACCGCCGCGAAGGGCTCGCCCGGCTGCACGGCCAGGTCAACGCCGCCCGCGGCCGCGCCGGTTCGGCCCAGGCGGAGATCGACCGGCTGGCCGCGTCCCGCGACGAGGCGCGGGAGCGTGCGGTCGTGGCCCAGGAGGAGTACGAGCAGCTGAAGGCCGAGGTCGACGGCCTGGACGCCGGGGACACCGAGCTGGGCGAGCGCCACGAGGCCGCCCGCCGGGAGCTGAAGGAGGCCGAGGCGGCGCTCTCCGGGGCCCGCGAGGAGGCCACCGCGGCCGAACGCCGGCGCGCCGCCCTCGCCGCCCGGCACGACGCGCTGGCCCTCGGGCTGCGGCGCAAGGACGGTACGGGGGTGCTGCTCGGGGCCCGCGACCGGCTCGCCGGGCTGCTCGGACCGGCGGCGGAGCTGCTGACGGTGGCCCCGGGGTACGAGATGGCGGTGGCGGCGGCGCTGGGCGCGGCGGCGGACGCGGTCGCGGTGACGGACCCGGCCACGGCGGCCGAGGCGATCCGGCTGCTGCGCAAGCAGGACGCGGGCCGCGCTGCCCTGCTCCTCGGCGGCGTGCCCCCGGGCTCGGACGCGGTGGGCCACGTACCCGGCCAGGGGGCCCAGGCGCACCCGCCGCAGGTCGTCCTTCCCGGGCAGAGCGCCCAGGCCGTGGACGCCCCGGAGGCGGCGGCCGGCCTCGGGCGGCCCGCGGACGCCCCTGAGCCCGCGGACGCCCCTGAACCCGGGGACGCCCCGGAGCGCGGAGGTGCCGCCGCCGACCGGCTGCCGGTACCGGTCGTCGTCGCCGGTCCGGGGGCGCCCGCCGTCGCCGATCTCGTCGGCGGCCCCGCCGGGCTGGTGGCCGCCGTCCGCAGGCTGGTGCGGGACATGGTCGTCGTCTCCACCCTGGAGGACGCCGAGGACCTGGTGGCCGCCCGTCCCGAGCTGACGGCGGTGACCGGCGAGGGGGACCTCTTCTCCGCGCACTTCGCGCACGGCGGCTCGGCGGGCGCGCCGAGCCTCCTCGAAGTGCGGGCGTCCGTGGACGAGGCGGCCGCCGAACTCGCCGAGCTGGCCGTCCGCTGCACGGAGCTGGCCGAGGCGCAGCGCCTCGCGGCCGAGCGGCGGACCGCGTCGGCGGCGCTGGTCGAGGAGCTGGGGGAGCAGCGGCGGGCCGTGGAGCGGGAGCGGTCCGGGGTGGCCCAGCAGCTCGGCCGGCTGGCCGGTCAGGCGCGGGGCGCCGCCGGTGAGGCCGAGCGCATGGACGCGTCGGCCGCCCGTGCACAGGAGGCGCTGGAGCGGGCCACCGAGGAGGCCGAGGAGCTGGCCGAACGGCTGCTCGTCGCCGAGGAGGCGGCCGGTGACGGCGCGGACGACGAGCCGGACACCGGAGTGCGCGACCGGCTCGCGGCCGACGGTGCCAACGCCCGCCAGACCGAGATGGAGGCCCGGCTCCAGGTCCGTACGCACGAGGAGCGGGTCAAGGCGCTCGCGGGGCGCGCCGACTCGCTGGACCGGGCCGCGCGGGCCGAGCGCGAGGCGCGGGCGCGGGCCGAGCGGCGCCGCGCCCGGCTGCGGCACGAGGCCGAGGTGGCGTCCGCCGTGGCGTCGGGCGCCCGGCAACTGCTGGCCCACGTCGAGGTGTCGGTCGTGCGGGCGGAGCGGGAGCGGGCGGCGGCCGAGTCGTCGAAGGGGGAGCGTGAGCGCGAGCTGGCGGCCGAGCGGCTGCGGGGGCGTGATCTCAAGGCGGAGCTGGACAAGCTGACGGACTCGGTGCACCGGGGTGAGGTGCTCGGCGCCGAGAAGCGGCTGCGCGTGGAGCAGTTGGAGACGAAGGCGCTGGAGGAGCTGGGCGTGGAGCCGGCCGGGCTGGTGGCCGACTACGGGCCCGACCAGCCGGTGCCGCCCTCGCCGGCCGCCGAGGGCGAGGAGCTGCCCGAGGATCCGGAGCATCCGCGCAACCTGCCGAGGCCGTTCGTCAGGGCCGAGCAGGAGAAGCGGCTCAGGGCGGCCGAACGGGCGTATCAGCAACTCGGGAAGGTGAATCCGCTCGCCCTTGAGGAGTTCTCGGCGCTGGAGGAGCGGCACAAGTTCCTCTCCGAGCAGCTGGAGGACCTGAAGAAGACCCGGGCCGATCTGATGCAGGTCGTCAAGGAGGTGGACGAGCGGGTCGAGCAGGTCTTCACCGAGGCCTACCGGGACACCGCCCGCGAGTTCGAGGGTGTCTTCTCGCGCCTCTTCCCGGGCGGTGAGGGGCGGCTGATCCTGACCGATCCGGACAACATGCTCGCGACCGGTGTGGACGTCGAGGCACGCCCGCCGGGCAAGAAGGTCAAGCGGCTCTCCCTGCTGTCCGGCGGGGAAAGGTCCCTGACGGCAGTGGCGTTGCTGGTCTCGATCTTCAAGGCGAGGCCGAGTCCGTTCTATGTGATGGACGAGGTCGAGGCGGCGCTGGACGACACCAATCTCCAGCGGCTGATCCGGATCATGGAGGAGCTCCAGGAGAGCTCGCAGCTCATCGTGATCACGCACCAGAAGCGGACGATGGAGGTCGCCGACGCCCTGTACGGCGTCTCGATGCAGGGCGACGGCGTCTCGAAGGTGATCAGCCAGCGGCTCCGCTGA
- a CDS encoding acylphosphatase, producing the protein MNEDARLIAWVRGRVQQVGFRWFTRANALEIGGLTGFALNLDDGRVQVVAEGPRENCHRLLEWLRSDDTPGRVDGVTEIWDTPRGGYEGFAIR; encoded by the coding sequence ATGAACGAAGATGCGCGACTCATCGCCTGGGTACGCGGCCGAGTACAGCAAGTAGGGTTCCGCTGGTTCACCAGGGCAAACGCTTTGGAGATCGGGGGCCTCACCGGTTTCGCCCTCAATCTGGACGACGGCAGGGTGCAGGTCGTGGCCGAGGGCCCGCGTGAGAATTGCCACCGTCTTCTGGAGTGGCTGCGATCGGACGACACACCCGGCCGCGTTGACGGTGTCACTGAGATATGGGACACGCCGCGCGGGGGATATGAGGGATTCGCGATCCGCTGA
- the mutM gene encoding bifunctional DNA-formamidopyrimidine glycosylase/DNA-(apurinic or apyrimidinic site) lyase translates to MPELPEVEVVRRGLERWVAGRTAAEVEVLHPRAVRRHLAGGVDFAARLAGARFGTAMRRGKYLWVPLDDAADSLLGHLGMSGQLLVQPEGAPDEKHLRIRIRFADSVGTELRFVDQRTFGGLSLHENTPDGLPDIIAHIARDPLDPAFDDAAFHTALRLRRTTVKRALLDQSLISGVGNIYADEALWRSRLHYDRPTATLTRPRSAELLGHVRDVMNAALAQGGTSFDSLYVNVNGESGYFDRSLDAYGREGEPCHRCGTAMARRPWMNRSSYYCPRCQRPPRPQTSRAAS, encoded by the coding sequence GTGCCCGAACTGCCCGAGGTCGAAGTCGTCCGCCGCGGTCTGGAGCGCTGGGTCGCCGGCCGGACGGCCGCTGAGGTCGAGGTCCTGCACCCGCGCGCGGTCCGCCGCCACCTCGCGGGCGGCGTGGACTTCGCGGCCCGGCTCGCGGGCGCGCGCTTCGGGACGGCGATGCGCCGGGGCAAGTACCTGTGGGTGCCGCTGGACGACGCGGCGGACTCACTCCTCGGCCACCTCGGCATGAGCGGCCAGCTCCTCGTCCAGCCCGAGGGGGCGCCCGACGAGAAGCATCTGCGGATCAGGATCAGGTTCGCCGACTCCGTCGGCACCGAGCTGCGGTTCGTGGACCAGCGCACCTTCGGCGGGCTCTCGCTCCACGAGAACACCCCCGACGGCCTGCCCGACATCATCGCGCACATCGCCCGCGACCCCCTGGACCCGGCCTTCGACGACGCCGCCTTCCACACGGCACTGCGCCTGCGCCGCACCACGGTCAAGCGCGCCCTGCTCGACCAGTCGCTGATCAGCGGGGTCGGCAACATCTACGCGGACGAGGCGCTCTGGCGCTCCCGGCTGCACTACGACCGCCCGACCGCGACGCTGACCCGCCCCAGGTCCGCCGAGCTGCTCGGCCACGTCCGCGACGTGATGAACGCGGCGCTGGCCCAGGGCGGCACGAGCTTCGACAGCCTCTATGTGAACGTCAACGGCGAATCGGGCTACTTCGACCGCTCGCTCGACGCCTACGGCCGCGAGGGCGAGCCCTGCCACCGCTGCGGTACGGCGATGGCGCGGCGCCCCTGGATGAACAGGTCGAGCTACTACTGCCCGCGCTGCCAGCGCCCGCCCCGGCCTCAGACCTCGCGCGCCGCGTCGTAG
- a CDS encoding LLM class flavin-dependent oxidoreductase has translation MAFTVVRFNLVAPGATPAALSARYRAALEMAAYADAHGVDTVQTEEHHGAANSWLPSPFVLAAAVFGATRRIAVTVSAVIGPLHDPLRLAEDIAVLDLLSAGRLATVVGIGYRREEYERAGVEWAGRGRLQDELLETLLTAWSGEPFEFRGRTVTVTPRPFTRPHPLLLVGGSSRAAARRAARLGLPLFPSAHLPELEAYYHEQRAVHGTEGFCMMPSAETPLLHVAEDPDRTWAAYGEHFLHEARTYASWQSAGIRSAVRSAATTVAQLRDEGVYRVVTPKVCARLAGELDSLVLHPLCGGMPVEEGWRSLRLFCGAVGG, from the coding sequence ATGGCCTTCACCGTCGTACGGTTCAACCTCGTCGCTCCGGGCGCCACGCCCGCCGCCCTCTCGGCCCGGTACCGCGCGGCCCTGGAGATGGCCGCGTACGCCGACGCGCACGGTGTGGACACCGTCCAGACCGAGGAGCACCACGGGGCCGCGAACTCCTGGCTGCCCTCCCCCTTCGTCCTCGCGGCGGCCGTGTTCGGCGCGACGCGCCGGATCGCGGTGACCGTCTCGGCGGTCATCGGCCCGCTGCACGACCCGCTGCGGCTGGCCGAGGACATCGCGGTGCTCGATCTGCTGAGCGCGGGCCGGCTGGCCACGGTGGTGGGGATCGGTTACCGGCGCGAGGAGTACGAGCGGGCGGGCGTCGAATGGGCGGGGCGCGGCCGGCTCCAGGACGAGCTGCTGGAGACGCTGCTGACGGCGTGGAGCGGGGAGCCCTTCGAGTTCCGGGGCCGCACGGTGACGGTCACCCCGCGCCCGTTCACCCGTCCGCATCCGCTGCTGCTGGTGGGCGGCAGCTCGCGGGCGGCGGCGCGGCGGGCGGCCAGGCTGGGGCTGCCGCTGTTCCCGAGCGCGCATCTGCCGGAGCTGGAGGCGTACTACCACGAGCAGCGCGCGGTGCACGGGACGGAGGGGTTCTGCATGATGCCGTCGGCCGAGACGCCGCTGCTGCATGTGGCCGAAGACCCGGACCGCACGTGGGCCGCGTACGGGGAGCATTTCCTGCACGAGGCGCGTACGTACGCCTCCTGGCAGTCCGCCGGGATCCGCTCGGCCGTGCGCTCGGCGGCGACGACGGTGGCCCAGCTGCGGGACGAGGGCGTCTACCGGGTCGTCACCCCGAAGGTGTGCGCGCGGCTGGCCGGTGAACTCGACAGCCTGGTGCTGCATCCGCTGTGCGGCGGGATGCCGGTGGAGGAGGGTTGGCGGAGCCTGCGGCTGTTCTGCGGGGCGGTCGGCGGGTGA
- a CDS encoding sugar porter family MFS transporter, producing the protein MTSTSQGPESGARAAHPDHLGHVIFITAAAAMGGFLFGYDSSVINGAVEAIRHRYDIGSGTLAQVIAIALIGCAIGAATAGRIADRIGRIRCMQIAAVLFTISAVGSALPFALWDLAMWRIIGGFAIGMASVIGPAYIAEVSPPAYRGRLGSFQQAAIVIGIAISQLVNYGILQIADGDQRGKIGGLEAWQWMLGVMVVPAILYGLLSFAIPESPRFLLSIGKRERARKILEEVEGENVDLDARVEEIETAMRREHKSSFRDLLGSRFGFLPIVWVGIGLSVFQQLVGINVAFYYSATLWQSVGIDPTDSFFYSFTTSIINIIGTVIAMILVDRVGRRPLALVGSCGMAVALAFEAWAFSADLVDGKLPTTQGTVALIAAHVFVLFFALSWGVIVWVFLGEMFPNRIRAAALGVAASAQWIANWAITASFPSLADWNLSGTYIIYACFATLSIPFVIKFVKETKGKALEEMG; encoded by the coding sequence GTGACCAGCACATCGCAGGGACCGGAGTCCGGAGCCAGGGCGGCCCACCCGGACCACCTCGGCCATGTCATCTTCATCACCGCCGCGGCCGCTATGGGTGGCTTCCTCTTCGGCTACGACAGCTCCGTCATCAACGGCGCCGTCGAGGCGATCCGCCACCGGTACGACATCGGCTCGGGCACCCTGGCCCAGGTCATCGCCATCGCCCTGATCGGGTGTGCGATCGGAGCCGCCACGGCCGGCCGCATCGCCGACCGCATCGGCCGCATCCGCTGCATGCAGATCGCCGCCGTCCTGTTCACCATCAGCGCCGTGGGCTCCGCGCTCCCGTTCGCGCTCTGGGACCTGGCGATGTGGCGCATCATCGGCGGCTTCGCGATCGGCATGGCCTCGGTGATCGGCCCCGCGTACATCGCCGAGGTCTCACCGCCCGCCTACCGCGGCCGGCTCGGCTCCTTCCAGCAGGCCGCGATCGTCATCGGCATCGCCATCTCCCAGCTGGTCAACTACGGCATCCTCCAGATCGCCGACGGCGACCAGCGCGGCAAGATCGGCGGGCTGGAGGCCTGGCAGTGGATGCTCGGCGTGATGGTCGTGCCCGCGATCCTCTACGGGCTGCTCTCGTTCGCGATCCCCGAGTCGCCGCGCTTCCTGCTCTCCATCGGCAAGCGGGAGCGGGCCCGGAAGATCCTCGAAGAGGTCGAGGGCGAGAACGTCGACCTCGACGCGCGCGTCGAGGAGATCGAGACCGCGATGCGCCGCGAGCACAAGTCCAGCTTCAGGGACCTGCTCGGCAGCCGCTTCGGCTTCCTGCCCATCGTCTGGGTCGGCATCGGCCTCTCGGTGTTCCAGCAGCTCGTCGGCATCAACGTGGCCTTCTACTACTCGGCGACGCTGTGGCAGTCCGTCGGTATCGACCCGACCGACTCGTTCTTCTACTCGTTCACCACGTCGATCATCAACATCATCGGCACCGTCATCGCGATGATCCTGGTGGACCGGGTCGGCCGCCGCCCGCTCGCCCTCGTCGGCTCCTGCGGCATGGCCGTGGCCCTGGCCTTCGAGGCGTGGGCCTTCTCCGCCGACCTGGTCGACGGCAAGCTCCCCACCACCCAGGGCACGGTCGCACTCATCGCCGCCCACGTCTTCGTGCTCTTCTTCGCCCTGTCGTGGGGTGTCATCGTCTGGGTCTTCCTCGGCGAGATGTTCCCCAACCGCATCCGCGCCGCCGCGCTCGGCGTCGCCGCGTCCGCGCAGTGGATCGCCAACTGGGCGATCACCGCGAGCTTCCCGAGCCTCGCCGACTGGAACCTGTCGGGCACGTACATCATCTACGCCTGCTTCGCCACGCTCTCGATCCCCTTCGTCATCAAGTTCGTCAAGGAGACCAAGGGCAAGGCGCTGGAGGAGATGGGCTAA
- a CDS encoding purine-cytosine permease family protein, which produces METRGLDPVPDEERTGRVRALFPTWAAANMTVLLLTVGAGLVVLNRLSFWQVLVVAVTAPLVSFGLVGFVSVAGKRGGAPGMALSRAVFGQRGNLAPGALIWVARWGWETMNAVTGAYALLTVGDVLFGVRTTPALIMGTLLAFVAGSFLLSGLGLRALRVCCIWSAYLFGAFSVLVLGHLAVTAPWRLVLDRPPGPASMVIAGIGILTAGGISWAPSGPDFTRYLPRTAPGPALVAFTVGGAAVVLLPMVLMGAVMAEATPALAVTGDPVSFIGALLPTWLSVPYLIVTITGMVLINAMSMYSAGFTAQTLGFSLPRAWAVGVNAAISLFLGALLMMVASSFIESFVSFLNLLAVTFSAWIGVFATDMLRGRSYDPVALMDTTPASAYWYTGGVAWTAVAAWAAGLAVGLLFTGVEWFTGPLAGTWPGRSGLGWAVTVLVSGGLYAALPRPGRGRGAAAPLHI; this is translated from the coding sequence GTGGAGACCCGTGGCCTGGACCCCGTGCCCGACGAGGAGCGCACCGGCCGGGTCCGTGCCCTCTTCCCCACCTGGGCCGCGGCGAACATGACGGTGCTGCTGCTCACCGTCGGCGCGGGGCTCGTCGTGCTCAACCGGCTGAGCTTCTGGCAGGTGCTGGTCGTGGCGGTCACCGCGCCGCTCGTCTCGTTCGGCCTGGTGGGCTTCGTCTCGGTGGCGGGGAAGCGCGGCGGCGCCCCCGGCATGGCGCTGTCCCGGGCGGTCTTCGGCCAGCGCGGCAACCTGGCGCCGGGGGCGCTGATCTGGGTCGCGCGGTGGGGCTGGGAGACGATGAACGCGGTCACCGGGGCGTACGCCCTGCTGACCGTGGGCGATGTGCTGTTCGGCGTACGGACCACGCCCGCGCTCATCATGGGGACGCTGCTCGCCTTCGTCGCCGGCAGCTTCCTGCTGTCGGGGCTGGGGCTGCGGGCGCTGCGGGTCTGCTGCATCTGGTCGGCGTACCTCTTCGGCGCCTTCAGCGTCCTGGTGCTGGGGCATCTGGCGGTCACGGCGCCCTGGCGGCTGGTGCTGGACCGGCCGCCCGGTCCGGCGTCGATGGTGATCGCGGGCATCGGGATCCTGACGGCCGGCGGGATCAGCTGGGCCCCGTCCGGACCGGACTTCACCCGCTATCTGCCGCGCACCGCCCCGGGCCCGGCCCTGGTCGCGTTCACCGTGGGCGGGGCGGCCGTGGTGCTGCTGCCGATGGTGCTGATGGGCGCGGTGATGGCGGAGGCGACGCCGGCCCTGGCCGTGACCGGTGACCCGGTCTCCTTCATCGGCGCGCTGCTGCCGACCTGGCTCTCCGTTCCGTATCTGATCGTCACCATCACCGGCATGGTGCTCATCAACGCGATGTCGATGTACTCGGCCGGATTCACCGCGCAGACCCTCGGGTTCTCGCTCCCGCGCGCCTGGGCCGTCGGGGTGAACGCGGCGATCAGCCTGTTCCTGGGGGCGCTCCTGATGATGGTGGCGAGCAGTTTCATCGAGTCGTTCGTCTCCTTCCTGAATCTGCTCGCGGTGACGTTCTCGGCCTGGATCGGGGTCTTCGCGACGGACATGCTGCGCGGCCGTTCCTACGATCCGGTGGCGCTCATGGACACCACTCCCGCCAGTGCCTACTGGTACACGGGCGGCGTCGCCTGGACCGCCGTCGCGGCCTGGGCGGCCGGTCTGGCGGTGGGGCTGCTCTTCACGGGCGTGGAGTGGTTCACCGGCCCGCTCGCCGGGACCTGGCCGGGGCGCAGCGGCCTGGGCTGGGCGGTCACGGTCCTCGTCTCCGGCGGTCTGTACGCGGCGCTGCCGCGTCCGGGGCGGGGCCGCGGGGCGGCCGCACCCCTCCACATTTGA
- a CDS encoding winged helix-turn-helix transcriptional regulator encodes MDQSTASPEERQDADLPFDVFSKRCPSRGLLEHATGRWGSLTLGALYEGSLRFNALRRRVDGVSEKMLSQTLHALERDGLVHREAQLVNPPRVDYELTPLGREVAERLLGLIHFVEGRMSEVLAARERYDAAREV; translated from the coding sequence ATGGACCAGAGCACCGCATCGCCCGAGGAGCGGCAGGACGCCGATCTGCCGTTCGACGTGTTCTCCAAGCGGTGCCCCTCGCGCGGCCTGCTGGAACACGCCACCGGCCGCTGGGGCAGCCTCACGCTCGGGGCGCTGTACGAGGGGAGCCTGCGTTTCAACGCGCTGCGCCGCCGGGTCGACGGGGTGAGCGAGAAGATGCTGTCCCAGACCCTGCACGCGCTGGAGCGGGACGGTCTGGTGCACCGCGAGGCACAGCTCGTCAATCCGCCCCGCGTCGACTACGAGCTGACCCCGCTCGGGCGCGAGGTCGCGGAGCGGCTGCTCGGTCTGATCCACTTCGTGGAGGGCCGGATGTCCGAGGTCCTGGCGGCGCGTGAGCGCTACGACGCGGCGCGCGAGGTCTGA
- a CDS encoding CAP domain-containing protein — MGRHRRIAAAPAAEESADGAAGRRREAGRRKRSAIPVRTGLIGISAAMAVGAVAVASGLLPGGDSHTVGGGPTADQVRSQAAPDLLTQGGATTEPSDRSSASAKASRGTDRSAGPAKSRSTKSGTPSASATASRSASASASASPSASASPSSASPSKSATPTKTAAGKKAAAKKKESARPASSASKAPATTAAGSKAPAAPAAPKPSASAPAPSRSSTPTATPSSAEAAVLALVNQERAKVGCSPVTASASLASLAQNFSDDMAERGFFGHTDPDGKTPWDRADAAGVSGLGGENIARGQADAQAVMDAWMNSDGHRANILNCDYKTLGVGVHLGAGGPWWTQDFGF, encoded by the coding sequence ATGGGACGCCATCGACGCATCGCCGCAGCTCCCGCCGCTGAGGAGTCCGCGGACGGGGCCGCCGGCCGGCGCCGGGAAGCGGGCCGCAGGAAGCGATCCGCGATACCCGTGCGCACGGGGCTGATAGGCATCTCGGCGGCCATGGCCGTCGGAGCCGTCGCCGTGGCCTCGGGTCTGCTGCCCGGCGGTGACAGCCACACCGTGGGCGGCGGCCCGACCGCCGACCAGGTGCGCTCCCAGGCGGCCCCGGACCTGCTCACCCAGGGCGGCGCCACCACCGAGCCCTCCGACCGCTCCTCCGCTTCGGCGAAGGCGAGCCGCGGAACCGACCGCTCCGCCGGGCCCGCGAAGTCGCGTTCCACCAAGTCCGGCACGCCCTCCGCATCCGCGACCGCCTCCCGGTCGGCTTCCGCCTCGGCATCGGCCTCGCCTTCCGCTTCCGCCTCGCCCTCTTCCGCCTCGCCCTCGAAGTCGGCCACGCCGACGAAGACCGCGGCCGGCAAGAAGGCGGCCGCCAAGAAGAAGGAGTCGGCCCGCCCCGCCTCCAGCGCCTCCAAGGCACCCGCCACCACGGCAGCCGGGAGCAAGGCCCCGGCGGCCCCCGCCGCCCCGAAGCCCTCGGCCTCCGCCCCGGCCCCGTCCAGGAGCAGCACCCCGACGGCCACCCCATCCTCCGCCGAGGCCGCCGTGCTCGCCCTGGTCAACCAGGAGCGCGCCAAGGTCGGGTGCAGCCCGGTCACGGCGAGCGCCTCGCTGGCCTCGCTCGCCCAGAACTTCAGCGACGACATGGCCGAGCGCGGCTTCTTCGGTCACACCGACCCGGACGGGAAGACCCCCTGGGACCGGGCGGACGCGGCCGGCGTCTCCGGGCTCGGCGGCGAGAACATCGCCCGCGGCCAGGCCGACGCCCAGGCCGTGATGGACGCCTGGATGAACAGCGACGGCCACCGGGCAAACATTCTCAACTGCGATTACAAGACCCTCGGCGTCGGCGTCCACCTCGGGGCCGGCGGCCCCTGGTGGACCCAGGACTTCGGCTTCTGA